A stretch of the Streptomyces sp. WMMB303 genome encodes the following:
- a CDS encoding ABC transporter ATP-binding protein: MTSTHATAPAVEFLSAGKTYGSVRALDGLEVALHPGETVALLGPNGAGKSTTLDLLLGLRTPDPGGRVRLFGKTPRQAVTDGRVGAMLQSGGLMDGVRVRELVALACDLHPRGHPVERVLLEAGITELADRMVGKLSGGQEQRVRFALAIAGDSDLIVLDEPTTGMDVTARRSFWSAMRDQAAGGRTVLFATHYLEEADEVADRVLVLHGGRLLADGSAAGIKAMAGVRRVGFTLEMVPDGVLEAQLRALPGVGELRLAGAAVRLCSTDADATVHALYALGIYPHGLEVTGLGLEQAFVTLTSRAEQARISTSQNHGRKAAAR, from the coding sequence ATGACATCGACGCACGCCACGGCACCGGCCGTGGAGTTCCTCTCCGCAGGCAAGACCTACGGTTCGGTCCGGGCCCTGGACGGGCTGGAGGTGGCCCTGCACCCCGGTGAGACCGTCGCCCTCCTCGGCCCCAACGGAGCGGGCAAGTCCACCACCCTCGATCTGCTCCTGGGGCTGCGCACCCCGGACCCGGGCGGCCGGGTGCGGCTGTTCGGGAAGACACCGCGGCAGGCGGTCACCGACGGCCGGGTGGGCGCCATGCTCCAGTCCGGCGGTCTGATGGACGGTGTACGGGTCAGGGAACTCGTGGCACTCGCCTGCGACCTGCATCCGCGCGGTCACCCGGTCGAGCGGGTGCTGCTGGAGGCCGGCATCACCGAGCTGGCCGACCGGATGGTGGGCAAGCTCTCCGGTGGCCAGGAGCAGCGGGTGCGGTTCGCACTCGCGATCGCCGGGGACAGCGATCTGATCGTGCTGGACGAGCCCACCACGGGCATGGACGTCACCGCACGCCGCTCCTTCTGGTCCGCCATGCGGGACCAGGCCGCCGGGGGCCGCACGGTGCTGTTCGCCACGCACTACCTGGAGGAGGCCGACGAGGTGGCCGACCGGGTGCTGGTGCTGCATGGGGGACGGCTGCTCGCCGACGGCAGCGCGGCCGGGATCAAGGCGATGGCGGGCGTGCGCCGGGTCGGCTTCACGCTGGAGATGGTGCCCGACGGAGTGCTGGAGGCGCAGTTGCGCGCCCTCCCGGGGGTCGGCGAACTGCGGCTGGCCGGGGCAGCCGTCCGGCTGTGTTCGACCGACGCGGACGCCACCGTGCACGCGCTCTACGCGCTGGGGATCTATCCGCACGGTCTGGAGGTCACCGGCCTGGGACTGGAGCAGGCGTTCGTCACCCTCACCTCCCGCGCGGAACAGGCCCGCATCTCCACCTCCCAGAACCACGGCCGGAAGGCGGCAGCACGGTGA